The nucleotide window GGTCTTGATTCTGCCCAGATCCATGGCTGCCTCCAAGGAGCATTGCTTCAGTGCCAGGGGGTCGGGCCAGTCCTGGGGGCTGAGGGCTGCGGACGGATGCCAGCCCCAGCTGGGGCCGGGCAAGCAGCCACTGCAGCAGAGCGCCGGGCGAGTGGGGTCCAGGCCGAGTCCaaagggggcaggcagggtgaaGGGGCGGCTGGGGCTCGTGCGGTTGGATCTCTCACAGGTGCTGTGCCCTCTGCGGAGTTTCAGGCAGTTTGGGCAGAGCGGGGGCACTTGCTGGGGTCTAGTCTGCATGGCAGAGCCTGGGGCCTCCGTGTAGGACAGTGCCGTCAGCATGCTGCCCCACAGGTACAGTGCCGTGGCTGTCACCCCACCACCAGGGCAGCGCTGCTCCTCCACCGTCTCGTTCTCCACCAggcaacaggagctgctaacggagtcagagggagaaagggggcCAGGCAGCTCAAGCCCAGGATCTGGCAGCTGAGTGACACAGGGGGCGAGGGGTGCCCCAGAGCCCAGCGGGCGCCCACCATCCATGGGGAACAGCAGAGGCCGGAGGGCAGCGGGGCCGGCACTCCTCTCACACACGACCTGGTGCACCACAGTGACAGAGGCGAAGACTGCAGCAATGCCAGTCAGGTACATCATGCCCAGCAAGCAGgccagctgtggagagagagagagagactggtcaCCCAGTGCCCGGGGGGGCCACACAGACAGTGACCCTAGTGTCCCTCGCAGGGGGCAGGCCAGCTGTGAGGCCAGTACCCCTTGGCAGAGCAAAAACGGCCCCACCAGATGCTGGCTAACGCCATGCAGAGGACGTCGGGGCTGGAACCAGGGCTCTCCGCTGTAACTCTCCACCCCAGGCTCTGACCAGCAGCTGgcgcaggggagggggggggtgacACAGACTGCCACCCACCTGCCAGCAGGAGCGACCCATGCTGACCACTGTCTCTGTCTTGCCGGGGGCAGCAATGCACAAACCACTCCGCCCTGGtccaaaaaggggggggggggggagggtcgtCACTTTCATCCAAGTTTGCCCAGGAACATCTTCATAAGCCAAAATGTTTAGCAAAAAAGCCTGTTTCCTCCCAGAAATGCTGCCGCTGTGGCTTGAGAGACATACCCTTAATTAGTCGGGCTCCGCccttggactacatttcccatgatgcatcacCTGCCCCCCAAGAGTGGTGgcagtggtgcatcatgggaaatgaagTCCAGCAAGCAAAAGGGCAACTGATGAACATGTCCCAAGAGGCTTTGTGGCAGCACTTCCAAGGTAAAACGCTTCCGTTTTCAGGAGTTTGGTTTCTCAACAACAAAAATtggaattttccatggaaaatattCTGCCCAAAACCTGCCTGATGGAAAGCAGCTCTCATGCCCTCCTGCAGGGGGCAGCGCACTCATGGACATGACTCCTGGCTCTGGCCCATGGCCTCGTGGCAGGGCTGCCACTAGCCATTTGGGTGCCTTACatagcccctccctccccacggggggtgtgtggggccccaggcctccgggAGCGGGGGGAATTCTGCTCCTTCTCCCAGGATCTGGGCTACGCTCAAGGCCTGTGGGGCccaggaggcaggagctgtggggggccactTTGGGGGGGTCCCACAGGCCCAGAGGATTAGcggggggccgggagcagcccactccgcttcccttgccctggccccagccgagtcgctcaggggagggggcttggggaaagCAGTCCCCCCCAGCACTCtctggcagcagcaggaagcggagtagccagtgagtgcggggggcgtcctttccccaacccccacttcatagattctaggactggaagggacctcgagaggtcatcgagtccagtcccctgccctcatggcaggaccaagtactgtctagaccatccctgatagacatttatctaacctactcttaaatatctccagagatggagattccacaacctccctaggcaatttattccagtgtttaaccaccctgacagttaggtattttttcctaatgtccaacctaaatctcccttgctgcagtttaagtccattgcttcttgttctatcattggaagctaaggtgaacaaattttctccctcctcctgatgacacccttttagatacctgaaaactgcgatcatgtcccctctcagtcttctcttttccaaactaaataaacccaattctttcagccttccttcacaggtaatgttctcaagacctttaatcattcttgttgctcttctctggaccctctccaatttttccacatctttcttgaaatgcggtgcccagaactggacacaatactccagctgaggcctaaccagcgcagagtaaagcggaagaatgacttctcgtgtcttgtttaccacacacctgttaatgcatcccagaatcacgtttgctttttttgcaacagtatcacactgttgactcatatttagcttttggtccactatgacccctagatctctttctgccgtacttccccgagcgacatggctggggctgcGTCTCTCCGCTTCCGCGTCCTTTCCTCTACCCTTACTTCCCcgagcgacacggctggggctgCGTCTCTCCGCTTCCTGCCACCGGTGAGCGTgggggggcgtcctttccccaaccttcctacactcaccggcggcgggaagcggagcgccacggctgggagctggcggagtagagAGGGCTGGGGCCACGTTGTTCTGCTTCCcaccgctgccagtgagtgcgagattgctgggggaagaggtggaatggaggCGGAGCATGGGGGGAAGGTTAAGAGGCGGGGTGGAGGGAGTTGTCTGgggccccacagcccctaggtATGGCCCTGTCCCTTGCAGTGGGCGCAGCCTGCAGGGGGCCGGCTGGAGGATAGGGTTGGTCGCTGGAGCTAGTGCTGCTGCGTATGCacacagctgcctagggcaccatgaaatttggggcaatttggcaactgggaatgttcttgatgtttcctctgaataatgtgttggtgcctcagtgtccccgatgcagttcttaagtatctaggtggtgggatatgggtgtgtgattgctgcagagcaaagggccagtgcacctaaatgcctggcactctgtctcctggcaactgatggcctgggcccctcctctgcaaaggtgccaactgaaggtgttggagacaaagagatcaggtgacctcctggcccgggaaaggggctgaggagagaggaggggctggagggggttgttagtctgaagctggctggggtcgaggagtgaagtgcagatgcgggaggtctggttcactgccccccagaatggacccggctgaggagtccggttctctgtatctaaaagctctgttttagaccctgtttctgtcatcgaataaacctctgtgttactggctggctgagagtcatgtctgactgcaaagtgggggggcaggaccctgtggcttccccaggaccccgctggggcgggcttcctgtgggaagcgcatggacgggcagaggatgctgaatgctccaaggagagacccaggaggtgaagccgtgtgacttcttgccctgcagacagtctgctccaagggagagaaggctccccaaagtcctgactggctttgtggggagcagttccagagcatcgcctggggactccgtgacacctacgcagctgcgtatggctagggacggccctgcctCCTGATTCTCCCCCTCCTGTGGTGCCCCCTTACGGGAAGGCTTCCTCTGCCCTCGGGGCCTGGCCAGCTCTTACCTTTGCCACTTGCTGGTAGAACTGGCCCAGGGCATGCTGCCAGAGGGGCTGCTCCAGCAGGACGCACAGGTCCGTGTAGGTGAACCAGCCACGCTGGGTGCCCTGTCTCCTTGCCACGctgaggggaaggaaggcagtTAACTGTGTGCTCTGGAAACAGACCCTCTCCCGCCCTGGCTGTGCCTGCAGCTGCCATCGGTGAGTGGGTGGCTGCCTGCATCACAGCTCCTGGCAGAGTCTCTGTGCCTCTGCCCACGGGTTCAGAGTGCCACTGACGAGCCCCACGTCCCTGGCGGCCGAAGTGCACTGGTGCCGTGTGTGGCTCTGTTCAGGGCGAGCCCAGGCCAAGGAGGAGCTGCCTTCCCACTCTCTGCCTTGGGGCCTGGCATGTTGACTCCCCTCAAAAGCCCCACCAGGGGAAGAGGGTGCagatccccacacacaccaaagggATTCCGCTGCCAGGTGATCGAGGCCACCTCAGACAAGCTGTGACTAGCACGGGCCTCGCCCCAGTCCGGCCTAGAGCTCCCTGGGCAAGCCGACAGCCTGCTCCTGGCATGGCTCCGGACGGTGGGAGAGGTTTGCAGAATGCAGCGAGTGGGGACcgaggagcccagggcaggggctggccgACACATACCCCAGCGGATCCGAGCATGGCAAGGCAGAGGTGCTATATCTGCCTCAGAGCCAGACCCCTGCCACGAACACCCCCCCTCACCCCGGTGCCCCAAACCCCTACCATCCTTCTAGCCAGCTCAGCACTTCAAACAGCTCCTTGGGGTCAGTGTAGAGGGTCCAGTCCTGCAGGAAGGGAAACACTGATCAGGCGAGAGGTGCCTGGTAACAGCCTGGGCAGGTCAGGCACCCCCCAGCATGGTCTGAACGGGGTCAAGAGAGGCTGGGCAGCCATCTGAGGAATTCCAGCTCCATTTGGCCCATttcccagcctggctgggggctTTTcagcctgccccctccctgacccCCTCGTAGTGTGTGATCGCTGCTCTGCCCAGCCAGAGCTCGGACAGGATCCTGGACAATCACCGCCTGCAAGCGGGAGTCCCCTTTGTGCTGCCCCCAAAGGATCTCACTGGCCCTCCGCAGACACAGCTGGCCCGGAGAGCCCAGCAGGGCCGCAGTCACATGCAAAATGGCCAGGAGCcaaaggaggagtgggggggacTTCTTGGGGGACGCAGATCCCAGGCTGGACAGAGCCAAGGCCTAACGAGCTGCAGTAAATGCTACGTTCCCACAATGGAAGAACTCTGCGCCAGCCCCTGCTGGCCCCTCCCATAGGGGCATGTGCTATCCCAGCTGGCACCCCAGGCCAATCTCCCCTTCTGCACACCAGCCCCTGACCCCACAACCAGCCTTGGGTTagcacccccagctgcccctgacGCTCTTTGAGATGCTCGAACCTGCACTCTCGGGTGGGCGGGGAGCACCACCTGCCGGCCAGCTGTGCACACTGCACTGCCGACAGCCtcagggggctcctggctgggagctggggtcgGGCAACAGTCAATGGCAGCAGAACTAGGGATATAGTTTGTGTGCGCAAGGAGCAGGCTGTTCCCAGCCCAGGCTGACTGGGGATGGAGCAGCCCACAGCAGGGTGGGTCCCGCAGCAGACACATTCCTCCATGTCTGATCTTACTGGGCCAAGCCCATGGCTCATGGGGGCAACAGTCCTCCTGCACTCTGGGAAAGGGGCCAGCTGCTCCCATCCAGGTGGGAAGCCCTCTCCCCCTCCGTCAGCTGATCCCATTCCATGCAGCCTCTGATTTCACCCCAGCGCCCCACTGAGTGCAGCACTTCAGCAGGCCCTGGCACGGCTGCCCAGGTCAGACGCCTCCTGGAAGCTTAACAGACACCCCAAGTGCtaggcccagccctgagctctcgcAGCGTGCCCAGCCCTGCACAGCCACGGCACAGCCCTCTACTAGTTagccaggtcaccctcagcactACGAGCTACCCTGGCACCCTGATGTGCCATTTCTCCTCTGCCCAGCGCCTCTCACCAAGACACAGACGCTGAGCGAGCACATCCAGACTGGTCTTGTCACCTCGCTCTGGGTCCATGCAGCGCCTGGTGCAACGGGACCCTgattgtgtgtgcgcgtgtgtgtgagtgcgcatgtgtgtgagagacagagagatataAAGGGGCCCCCGATGGGCTCGGGACACAGGCACTCAAGCGATTACATCAGCACTACTTACAATGGCGCTCAGGAAGTTCATCTCCAGCGTGTTAATGGTCTGCACCCCCACCTTGCCAGCTGCGCCCCATTCGTCATTgaacacctcctcctcctccccttcgtCATACAGGTACTTGCTGGCAACCATCTGAAAGCCAGGAGCACAGCGCCCGTCAGCACGGCCCCCCAGGGGAGAgcccgcccctgccccagcccactcaGGGCTCGGCTCACCATGGAGATCAGGAAGAGGTCTGAGGAGGAGATCTGCTGCAGATACTCGGGGTTCCGGTGCCGGAGTCTCTCGATGTAAACCAGAGCCAGCATCATGGAGCAGGGCGAGATGCAGGCTTCCCTGTGACCGTGGGGCGAGAGCAGGACTTAGGGTTCCTTTGTGGCTCGGCACACACAGCGTCCCACCACTGCCGTGGTAGCCTGGCTGCTCCCATCCCGCCACGtaatgggcagggcagggcacacgCTGCCTGCTGCTGGGTAGAACAAGGTTTGCGGGCATGCCCGTAACTGCCCCCGGCAGATGGACAGATCACGCCAGGGGGCTCGTTGCCTCCTGCTGGCGAAGCTGCATCTGGCTCCTCGGGCAGGCGCTAACAGGCCCAGCTTGTGCCTGCGGAGCTGCTCTGAGTGTCATGGCGTTCACAAGGGTCACGGCTTTCTCCAGTGGACAGAGGGGAGAGCGGCCCAGCCGCAGGGCTCTGGGCCCACCAGCGTCGAGCTCTGCCTGTGTCAGGAAATCCCTCAATCCCTCACACACAGACAGGAACCGCCTGGACAGAGCTGCACAGGCAGTGGTACCggctggctccctgccctgccaaggTGCAAAACCCAGAAGCCTCATTGCTCACCTTTGGCACTACAGAAACCTGAGAGCACCAGGCCCCAGGAAGCTACCCCAGGCTGAACTACAGACCAGACAGGCAAGGCATGCACTGCCATATAGCTCAGGAACTGGCTGCACACATCAGTCAAACAGTGACCCAGGACAAGCAGCTCAGGAGAGCATCAGAGGGGCAGACAAGGGAAAAGGCCCAGAGAAGCTCAGTACAGGGCCATCAAAATCCAGCACGACAGCACAGGGGCGATGCCTGGGGTGGGGATGCTCTCCGGCAAGAGGCTCCCCATCCAGGTAGCTGGTAGCCACACTGAAGTGTCAAGCCAGACCAGAGGCCCACGCCTGCTGCACATGACGGGCTAGGAGGGGTTGCGTCTTACCGAGACACGTGGCAAACGTATTTCTTCTGCAGCCTGCggatggggctgggagctgctttCTGGAGCAACTCGACGGCGATGTCTAGGACAGAGGAGAGCGGCACAGGGATTAACACCAGCAataatgcccccccaccccccgattcCCTCTCAATGAACAACCAACACCAGCATCCAGCCAGCAGCAACACCCCTCCACCCAGAGGCAGGGAGCTCAGCGGGGAATGGATGCCCTCCCCTCCTGGAGCAAGATTTTCAAGAGTAATTTTCGGTGCCTGGCTTGAGACACCTGCcaggcagtgctgagcacctgccctcgGAAACCAGCCCCTGGGAGTATGTCTCATGCTGGGCAGCCAGAAATCAACCAAGTTCAGCATCTGTTACCCCGCTCAGTAGTCAGCGGTTTACAGAGATACTGGCAGAAGGTCAGACAGAGATGGGCTCCCCAGTCATTAGGGGAAAGGCCTGAACAGCTCTGAAATTTACACCCTGGTTCTCAAACACAACCCAGCCTGTTTGGTGGGTCCCTTGTGCCATGCCACCCCCGCTGGATTGCTATGGCTATTCCAGGGGGCATGAGCGCAGAAGTAAGCTATAGGGCAGGGACGGGCTCCTCGTTGTATTTGTAGAGCACCCAGCACAGCGGGCCTTGGCCCCCAGGCTCTACCCTAACACAGCTAATAAATCGTAACGAGAAGGGAGCCTGCTGGGCACTGCTCCTGCAGAAACACCCCTGGGTGTGCACACATtcgtggggggaaagggggccaGAGCCTTTGGCAGCAAAAAGGCTAAAAAGGGAGGTCGACCCAGCTCCGTCGCTCGGAGTGTGAACAATCCACCCTCCGGGTGACGTTGCTACGCTGACCTAACCCCAGGCGCAGCCAGCGCTAGGGCGAGAGAATAATTCTCCTGTCCCTGTCAAGCTGGCCAACGCCTCGCGGGGAGGTGGGTTAAGCACAGCGCTGGGAGACCCCCTCCCATCCACACTGAAGAGCTGCACCAGAGCAGCCATAGCGGTTcaagtgtagatgtggccttagCAGATGACTGAGTTCATTCAGCCCGAGGGCGAGTTCCAATCCCTGGCTCAGCACACATCCTCACCACACAGAGACAGGCACCACTCACCGGCCACCGGGCTGGAGAGATCGTCCAGGCTACAGTCTTTGTCCCAGCCATAATACAGGCGCTTCCGCACCCTCTCACTCAGCTGCTGGTGCCCTGGCAGAAACTGGAGATGGGATGGGCAGGATGAGAACAAAGCTGCAGACCACCCAGCCCTCGTCCCAGAGAGACGTGCTGGGTCCTCAGTCCAACTGCAGGCTCAGGGTTAGCGGGAACTGTGTGCTCCTGCCGAGCACTCAGACACCACGGTGACTGGTGCCATATGGGCGCCTGGACTGGTGGGGGTAACATGGGCGGAAAGGGCTAGGTCAGAAACCAGAAAATAACATGTCCCTATAGAAATCCATGATACGGCCACACCTTGAATCCTGCCCCGTCTCAGAAAGATACATtcgaattggaaaaggtgcaaagAAGCCAAGGGCAATAAAAGCGATTAGGGGATGgcacagcttccatatgaggagagatttaaaagtctgggactgttcattttagGAGGGTGATGACTAAGAACAGAAGAACATCCACACTGGATCTGACCAATGGTccctccagcccagtgccctgtcttTGATAGTGGCCAgcgccaaatgcttcagaggggatGAGCAATACAGGGCAATTATCAactgatccatcccgtcatccagtccctggcagttggaggtttagggatccctgcagcatggggttgggtccctgaccGTATTGGGGGGATGTGGTAGAGGTCTATAAGGTG belongs to Gopherus flavomarginatus isolate rGopFla2 chromosome 10, rGopFla2.mat.asm, whole genome shotgun sequence and includes:
- the CNPPD1 gene encoding protein CNPPD1 codes for the protein MDLHGLLLDEEGTFSLSGFQEFTFLPGHQQLSERVRKRLYYGWDKDCSLDDLSSPVADIAVELLQKAAPSPIRRLQKKYVCHVSREACISPCSMMLALVYIERLRHRNPEYLQQISSSDLFLISMMVASKYLYDEGEEEEVFNDEWGAAGKVGVQTINTLEMNFLSAIDWTLYTDPKELFEVLSWLEGCVARRQGTQRGWFTYTDLCVLLEQPLWQHALGQFYQQVAKLACLLGMMYLTGIAAVFASVTVVHQVVCERSAGPAALRPLLFPMDGGRPLGSGAPLAPCVTQLPDPGLELPGPLSPSDSVSSSCCLVENETVEEQRCPGGGVTATALYLWGSMLTALSYTEAPGSAMQTRPQQVPPLCPNCLKLRRGHSTCERSNRTSPSRPFTLPAPFGLGLDPTRPALCCSGCLPGPSWGWHPSAALSPQDWPDPLALKQCSLEAAMDLGRIKTFIFPS